DNA sequence from the Amphiprion ocellaris isolate individual 3 ecotype Okinawa chromosome 17, ASM2253959v1, whole genome shotgun sequence genome:
CCTATGGAGAGCTGCTACCTAAAGAGGATGAAGGACGTCTGGTGGAAGACAACCTTCAGGAAAAGACCACTCTGATCTGCTGGGTGGTCAGCAACTACAAAAGCCACCACAAAAGAAGCCAAGTGTACAGTCAGCTCAACGCCATAGTTCCTGTGAAGGTCTACGGGCGATGGATACAGACACCCCTCGACTCCTCAGCCCTCCTACCTACAATCTCTCACTGCTACTTTTATCTGGCTTTTGAGAACTCAGTCTCCAAAGATTATATCACAGAGAAGCTGTGGTATAATGCTTATGAAAGCGGAGCTGTGCCCGTCGTCCTGGGAGCGCCGTTAAGTGATTACAAAGCTGTGGCTCCACCTCATTCGTTCATCCATGTCGACGAGTTTGCATCAGTGAGAGAATTGGCAAATTATCTACAAGAGCTGGCAAAGGACAAGAAACGCTACGCTGAATATCTGACGTGGAAACAACATTGGAAAGTGAAACAGAACAGAGACTGGACGGAGAGACTGTGTAAGATCTGCGCAGAGTTCGACAGTTTACCTCAGTACAAGGTTTACTCAGACCTGGAGGCCTGGGACAAAACCACTTCAGCTTGAATGGTTGCCATTGATGGTGACAAAgacaaactgctgcttttacagtatttttgacACATTAACAGGAATCACCACCACATCCTCTGCATTACTTCTAATTAGTTCTGTTGCCTTATAAAGCATTTTGGTAATGTGCTGATAAAATATACTGATAGTTATATTGAAGTCAGTAGAAACAGGAAGGAGAATGGTTTTAAAGggtgaaaaaagtaaatattctcATGTCGCttgtccatatatatatatatatatatatatatatatatatatatatatatatatatatatatatatatatatatatatatatatatatatatatatatatatatatatatatacacataaaaaatatacattatcattatacattttcctatgtataGAAACTTACAGCCCACCCTGTAGATGCACACAACAACTAGCATACTGTAACTACTTCATATTAACAACAATGACCAAGTGATGCACTGGCATTCGAATCTCTAGCACTTTATACCTGACCTCTGTAGCAATAATAGAAACATTCAGTGACTTTCTTGCTGGGAGTTATATGTAATAATTATATCACTCTCAGGCCTGCATGGTAAACCCACAGCTGTTTAACTTCCCTTAGCACAGATTGGAAAAGATTCTATAGACCGATTCTGTAAGAAACTATGAAATGCATGAGTTTAATAAACTAGAGCAGCTTTAAGATCGCTGGCAGGCAAATTTCTTTTTGACAGAACCAGGTTTATCTTGTATTCAATTAAAATACAACCATTAGAGGTCCAGTATGTAAGATTTAGGGGGGATCAATTGGCAGAAACAGAACTTAACACTcatagttgtgttttctttcatgtaTAGTCACATAAAGAATTGCTTTCTACTTGCTACCTATAAGACTTTATATCTACAGAAGGAGCACAACCTTTAGATGCCACCATGTGTCACTACCATGTTTCTGCTGACCCAGAAAAGAAGAACCGAGCTCTGACTCTAGAGAAGGCCCTTCATATTTCTAGAAAAGGAGGTTTAAATGACTCGCACTACCAGATACCACTAAATGCAACTTAATGCAACTCACTGGACCTTCATActtgaagaaaaaagacaaggtTGCATTTggttcatgttcatcttcctTGCAATTAGAAGGATCTTTATTGGATCAtctgaaaataataacaatgataaagAAAATCCTTTTACATGGCTTATCTTTTGCTAACGGGAGTCTCCAGCTCTGCACTAATACAGCTGTAGTGTCCGTgtttaacagaaaaatctgcATATCCTTTGAATCTAACCAATCATCTTCTCATAATGCTCTATAGCATTCAAATAGTGAAATGTTGAttcgtttttaaaaaacaatgtttgatTCCATTATCTCCTGGACTTTATTTGATTTTGATGGCTTTGGTTTCATTTGGTCTGTTAACCGTCTTCATTTCATGCCTTTCTttaattactaataaaaaaaacatggtttaCCATCAGAGTCTGTGTGGATTACTATGAAGTACTCGAGACATAAACATAGCTCAACTTCTCCAATCATATGTAAAACAGACATTTCCATGAACGATAGCTAACATGCCAGCATGCATGTAATCTGCAAATATCACTTTTACTTCTCCTGTCTTCACTTCTGCAGTTACAGTTGCCAACCATAGAATATGCACACATTAAACTACTAATGCACAATGGCACAATTCACTATTGATGGGAAGTACTAAAAAAACGCTCAAGAATTCAGTAGAttgcatttacaaaaaaaataaaaaattgtaaaggagaaaaaaaagccaaatttacTTGATGCAGATGAACATTAAGGTTTCGGGTGTTTTAAGTGAAAACATGTCGTTGTTGCtgatattaatatattaatcCATTTACATTCTCACTAATGTCACTAAAAACTAATAGCTGGAGTCTAACCATTCTGATTGCACTCTTATGGTAAATATTTAAGTCAGGAGCATCAACTCAAAAGGCAAGATGAGCCAACAGTTAATACTGAAAACAAACTGAGTcgtaaaattgaaaaatattatGAAAGCATGAGTGAGAACTCTGAGGATGAATTCCTGACATTTATCAGTTCTAAAAATGATCATCCAAGTAAAAAATAACTTCATAAAATCCAACTAGCACTCAGACGTGACTTTCAGTGTTATTCAACATTAACACAAAACCCTACAATTACAACGAAATGAGGTAAAGATATACAAATACTGACGGCAGAAAAATTGCATTGAATCAAACCAAACCCCATTAATGTTCCAAATATTCAAAGAAGTCAACGACAATAACCATAaggggaaaaattaaaaagattgtacccaacattaaaaaagtaattttgtgcACATACAAAGAGAACAATGGAAAGGAGAGTCTGATTTGTTCAACAACAAAGGAAACGTAAgcttcacccggagttaagcgcgtgcaccacaactctgaaaagccagtatcaatggagcgccgattcgacgagtcaccatggcaacggggaagcggagggcTGCACcgcttgaattggaaatcttaatgcgcttatatagcgagtttgagcacgtttttagaaagaagtgcagcacctgcagctgcaaaagacagagagacggcgtgggagaacattgctgcccgggtcaagGCGGAAGTTTAAGACAAAATACTATAAATcagtgtagattttttttgaacattCACAATAATGCAAACAATTACAGGTTAAAGACCCAATAAAATGTTCTGAAGTGTAAGTGTTAAGCATAACAGCGAAATCTTTCAACCACAAGTGTCATGTACTGCTTCCACACATCAGACAAACAGCTATATGCTTGAACAACATATGCACACTGTGGAAACACTCACagtagaagttttttttttgcaaagaccGAACCTTGggcaacattttcagaacatccAGCTCAAGAAACAGCTTCTGAAACACTTCAAATGTGTATTTCAGTTTCGGTGGGTAACTCAAGTTCATGGCGTAGATTAAGCCCATGAGCAGAGGGCAAGCCTTTGCCACAGTTTTGCAGTTATCCAGAACCTGTTTTCCCTCGACGATGACTGACACATGGGCAGTATTGTGGCCTTCCTGTGGTGCATTTCCACTGATGACAAGGATCTTGAGGACATGATGAGCAGAGTCTTCTTCACCTACATCCTGTGAAAAACATGCGTTTTAGTGCTCAGGAGTCAATATTATATACAGTGTTTTAACAATCCTATCCGCTTTTCTGATTCAAAACTACACATCTTACACTTCCATCTCATGATGAGGTACCtgtgaaataaattaaacatgtcATAACTAAACCATATTGGTGTCATtaaaaatttcaatttaaacCTTGAGCAGCACTACTTTGATCTTACCTTGTGTAAGCTGTTGAGACCAAATTCTTGAGAGTCAACGTCCTTCAATATTCTGTGAAATATATCGagaaattatataaattatGACCACAATACAAAATCTAAAATTGAAGAACACTGTAATAAATGCTTTTAGTCTTGATGGTAAATTTTATCctcacacaaaaaacagcacacacGTAAAATAAATCTTAAACACAGAGATACACAGCAAGCTTTGTTGTGTTGACATAATGTAAGTAATTCTGCAATCTCAGAAACAATATCAAGCTTATGTGGGAAATCCAAGATTTTGTCATCAAATGAGTATTTAAAATTCAAGACTGCAGTGAGAAACTGAACATCACACTGGTATCTGATTGCGTGCACATTAGTCTAAACTACAAAACTGTTTGATAATATTTGttgataatgtttttttaaaaaacaaaacactcaaattcaacaatttttttttttactactaaCAATTATTCATCTGTGTCTTTACTTTAAACTAACCTAAacaaaactttcaaaataaaaacttgagggtaaatttttttttaaatgttttctttcttcactgTTTTCCGACTCACTGGACATTGTTTAGGAAATCCATTATCCAACTATTTTAAATCATCAATAATTaacaaaactcaacaaaagGCAGAACTGCCATTTACAGATTCAAATCACATATTGCAAATAACATTATCAGTATTACTGAAATGTTACCTTCACAGTCTGGCGTCTTTGTTGGTGCAAGCTGCTGCTATTACACACTGAGAGGACACTGCTTCTTAGACTCTTTGACTGCAGTAACTTACTGTTGATGTCTGgaataaacaacaacattatAGTGACATATCATTAAAATATCATGTGTTACAATAtatgaaattaaaacaaatgtttatttggATATACTTGGATCATCAGTAGAACACCGATGACacagaaaattcctgtaaaatatttttaacattaaaatgaccacagatgtGGTACAGTAAACTAACCTTGCTCCAAAATCACTAATCATTCCAGGCAGGTTTAAGATACTATTGATATATTTTCAGGGCCTGAAGAGGGTGTGCTTGTTgctgcaaacaacaacaaacaacagtgTTTCCCCTACATTCATTTAGCAGTGGCGGGCCGCTTTGTTTATTTGCCGTACTATGGTGTCGGGATTTTTTGCACCGAGCGTGTGCACACACAGCAAAGAGCTAAGACGAGTGATTAAAATGAAGCTTATGTAGCGCTTGGCTTCACTGTGACTACGGTGGGAGACGAGGAGAGATCGGTGTGTATTGTGTCTATGTTGACAGCGGAGCAGACAGCATGaagccaaataaataaattaacccTTTATTTACGAGCGTGTCGGCGCCGTCGGTCAGATCCCTTtacttcctttttaaaaaaaaaaatatattgtcagcggttaaagtgctctgaatgacggttaggacgtggatgactgaacgagtttttattgttttctgagtgactagtttaaacaacatggtctcagtttgttccgatg
Encoded proteins:
- the LOC118469090 gene encoding alpha-(1,3)-fucosyltransferase 7-like; its protein translation is MESDNTKKTARTLMKRCLLLSFLCILSLCIFIGWSRNLRLNPLAFTSSTNVTVMLQDHPFSSRTNVTVLLQDHPFSSSRNMTILLWHYPFGESVSMNGDACWDMYHIPHCRLVDQHSMFSSADVVVFHNRELIEGTQKLPTDQPRPRGQRWAWLSLEAPPHNGNLDPFANIFNITISYRRDADITVPYGELLPKEDEGRLVEDNLQEKTTLICWVVSNYKSHHKRSQVYSQLNAIVPVKVYGRWIQTPLDSSALLPTISHCYFYLAFENSVSKDYITEKLWYNAYESGAVPVVLGAPLSDYKAVAPPHSFIHVDEFASVRELANYLQELAKDKKRYAEYLTWKQHWKVKQNRDWTERLCKICAEFDSLPQYKVYSDLEAWDKTTSA